CAGGTAACATACATCAAGGCGGCTGAGGCTTCCGCATAATACTCGTTAATTTTTTGCTCGTGCGCGCGCTCTAGGTGGCGGAAGATATGAATCTGGAGGAGCGAGAACGTAGGATGGTGTTCCGCTATGCTTCAAATCAACCATCAACCGCTCCTGCaaccgcccaccaccaccagcagccgcaTGGGCAGCCGCAGCCGTACCAGCACCATGGTGGCGGGGGCACCGGTAAGAGTGGCAGCTACAACAACACCAGCTTCGCCGCCCGGTCGGAGTACATGTTCACGGCCGGGTCACCGATAGAGGACGGCAGCATTGCGTACGAACGGAAAGGCGGGTGCTTCGTGTCGATCTGCCGTGGCATCAGCATCGCGGTGGTGATTTTCGTCTTCATCTTTTTTATGTCGTTCACGATTTTCTTCAGCACCAAATACGCGTATGAGGTGAGCACGCCGCCATATAGGCCGCCGCCAAACGATGAGCTCGGCTGAGAGTTGCAAATCaggttttgtttgcaaacacGACGTAAGCGTTCTGCGGGTCTCTGTCACTTCGCGTCACGCTCCAACCTGCCTGCGGTTGCCTTGACCGGATGGTTGTTTCTTGATTGTTTCTCTCTCACCGTGTCCCCGCAGCACAAACCAAATCTGACGCTCGAGGACTTTCTGAACCATCGGGCCTACCTGATCGATAAGCGGTCCCGGATACCGAAGCACGTCATCCCGAAGCACTACCGGCTCTTCATCCACCCGGTGTTCAACGAGACGGACAACCCGTTCAGCTACAGTGGCATCGTGTGGGTAACGGTCACCTCGAAAAAACCGAACAACAAGCGGATCGAACTGAACGTGAAGCACCTGCACATACGCCTGGAGGATGTGGCCGTACTTAAGAGCATCCGCCTCACGAACATGGACTTCGACGAGGATCTCGATTGGGATCTGAGCGAGGAAGACCTGTACTCGTTGCCGCGGTTGAATCGTCGCCGGCGCAGCCAAACCGAGCTGCCGAGAGCCGTTGATACGCCGAGCAACTTCAACACCCCCGGGGCGCTTCCGGCGACAGACGATGGCAGTGATGAAAACAGTGCCAAAGAGCACATGGACtacggggacggggacggggacggttTCGACGAAAGCGATAGCTCCAACGCCACGGACTGGAGCCACGGCTTGAGGCGTACTAGCACCGAGAATGCTACCGTGATCGACAAGTCCAAATTCTACCATCATCCCGTGTTTCCGACCGACGATTTCGTCACAATCAAAATACTAGATCTCGAGTTTgacgaatcgaacgaaaagaTGATCATCTATCTCGGCACCGAGATGAAGAAGGACATCTACTACATCGTGAAGGTGAACTTTACCGGCAATATGACGAACGACAAAGGGCTGTACTACACGCACtacgatgacgatgatgcacCGAGCCATCGGTAAGTAGAACCAGTATCCTGCAACATCCTGCAACGGTGATGAACGGTGTCGGCCTTTTTGCACAGGCACTTTGCAGCGACCGTGCTCGAACCAAACAACGCTCGCCGCTTGTACCCGTGCATGGATGATCATAACTTTCGGTCACCGTTCGAGCTGAACATTGCGCGGAAAAGCAACATGAACACCGCGTCCAGCATGAACCTGGAGATGTCGGAGCCGATGGAAACGGACGATATCATCGTGGACACGTATAACACGACCGGAATGGTGCGCGGATCGGAGATCGGGTTCGTCGTCACGGACATGGTGCCGGAACGGTACGAGATCACGAGCAAGGTGAGCCTGCTGGCGTACACGCGAACCCGGTACGATGAGCACATCAAAAACGCATCGGTAACGTTTTCGCGGGTGATACACATTTTCGAGCACTACCTGGCGGTCCCGTTTCCGTACGAGGTGATTCGATACGTGACAATACCGAACATCGATCACTCGATCTACGAAATCAAGGAGGGGATGGTGCTGTCGAGTGAGAAGCGTCTGATTAAAAGCGTAAACTACTTCCCCGTGCTGGACCGAAGCATCGACCGGGAGGTGGCCAACGAGCTGGCCAAACTGTTCATCCACAACCTGGCGGACTACAAGAACAAGGAAACGTACTGGCTGCACGAGTCGATCCCACTGTACCTGGAGTCGTTGGCACTGCGTAACGTAAGCTTCCGTTTCTGCCCGGTTTGCCCAGTTTAAATGCCGCCCTTTTATCGTTCGCTCagctcaccaccaccagcaactcGACCGTGCTCGATGACTTCCTGCTCGAGGGTAGGCTCCGGTCGATGCGCGAAGAAATGAACACCAAAACGTCGGCACTGAACATCTTCACCAACCACTGGGAGGAGGATACACACTTCGAGCTGGTGAAGTACAAGGGCCTTAGCGTGCTGCGCATGATGAACTACACCCTCGGGGAGCCGGTGTTCGATCAGTTTCTGCGTGACTACTTCCGGTACCGCATGGAAAGCGAAACGATCGACGTGATCGAGATGCTGaacggtggtgacggtggaaCGACAGACGCCGTGTTTAACAGTTTTCTGCACAGCTGGAGCAGCCTGGAAAAGTATCCGATCATCAACATCAAGCGCAACAATGCGTCCGGTTACTTCGACCTGCGCCAAATACCGCTACCGTTCGAGGAGGATATGGCCGAGCAGCAGTGGACCCTGCCGGTCACCTTCATCAACGACACGAACCAGCAGCTGTTTGTGGAAAAAATTCGCTGGCTGACGGACTTTGATaatctgctggtggtgaagtCCAACTGCGATGCTATCAGCAATGGCTCCTGGATCATAGTCAATCCGAGTGGCATTGGTAAGAGAAACGTGCAGCTCCACCATTTGCAAAGCTATACATTTCTGCGTTGCTTCGTACCGAAAACTAAGCCAGCAACGTTGTACTATACTGAACACACCAATTTCAGGCTACTATCGTGTAAATTACGAGCCGTCCCACTGGATTAAACTAGCGCATGTGCTGAACAGAAACTTTCACTACCTACCGTACACGACGCTTGCCATCGTCGTTGACGACGCGTTAAATCTTGCTCGCCTCGGGCTGCTTAACTATTCGATCGCCTTCAACGTGGTAtcgtttttgaagaaaaataacgaaaatTACCTCCCATGGAAGCTGGCGCTGAGTAATCTCGAGTTCGTGTACCATGCCACCGAAGATCTGCCCAATTTCTACTACGTAGAGGTAACGCGAAGAGCAGTATGCTAAGTGCTACGTTACGCTTGGTTATGGCTGATTTAAACTGTTAATTCCTATTCCTATTATAGCGTTTTCTAGAATATCTCATCGTTGAGAAGTACGTGgaaatcgaacggaacgccGATACGCTCTATTACAACCCATCTATTAGGGAGCTAATCGTGCAGTGGGCCTGCACGCTTGGTGTGACGGCTTGCGTGGAGCACCAGAAGCAACTTTTTAAGCAAATATTTGACAACAAAACGGTCTCACCGTTTGAACAACGCGAAGAGCAACTCTTCCGCATCCTGTGCATCACCGTACGGTACAGCGGACTGACGGAATGGCAGAAGGTCGAGGAAAAGTATCTCGAAACCGATGATATCAATTATCAGCGgcttttggtgaaaagtttgggATGTACGCGCGAAATCCGATTAATCAAGCGCTACGTGGGTCTCCTCAGGCATCCCATGTTCAGCATGTACACCAAGGAGATTCTAACGTCCATTAGCGAAAACAAAGTGGCCCTGAAGTACACCCTCGACTATCTCTATAACGAATGGACTAACGTTCGGCGATACTTGACCTTGTACGACATCTCAATTCTGTTGCGTAGCATCTCCAATACCAACGAATTCAGTATGTACGAGCAAATATTCTTCCGATACTCGTACACATTTCAGACGATGGATAAGGAGATTCTCAAACGAATGCGTGATATGATTATCAAGCTGTTGAGATGGAGAGAACAGATAGCACCCATTATCGAGTTTCAACCATTCCAGTTCGGCAGTGATGAGATAATAGATGAACTAACATACATGTAGTGATGCAATAGAAGGTAGTTGCTGATGACTAGAGACGATTATAGCTACCAATAGCAATTGAAACATGGATTACCGGAGCACCAAACACATCACAGGAATAGTTTGCACAAATGGATAGTCCTTGAATAGCCTCAATCAGAATACCATTTGGCCATTTGAGAACGTTTCTGTTAGACGATttgtatttaatatttaactTTATAATTATCATTTTAAGACATCCCAGGGAATCCCAAAAAATATATAACTATTGTTTTAATATTCCAATACGTCATGTTGCTGAAACAGCACGTGTTGTTAGTTGAATTCTTAATTTTGCCACTGACCTTTCAAATATTGTAGTTTATTTGAAACTAAATTACAATAAATGCATACGTAGCCTAGTACATATAGCCATGCAATCGATTTGGTGGTATCTTGCTGTGATCTACTTCAGCACATACGCTGAATAATTTGCTTCATTatctttaaaatatttcactgtGAAGTCACATtctaatttgattttcatcCGCTGTTCGATGGCATACTGAAACGCAgtctacaaaaaaaaacaataataatcatCACAACAATAAAACCCAAAGTACCCAGTTCGTACTTGCGTAAGCTGCTTGCCGAGACCTTTCCCCTTGCCAGCGTCCGGAACGAAAGTATGATGGAAGGTGataacattttgttttgagtCTATCGCGTACTGGAGATACGCCACGCCATCGCCTCCGAGGTTAATATAAAACATGGAGTGCTTAGGGTCATTCAACACTTTTTGAAGATCACTGCACATTCTTACGCTTCTCATGCGAGAAGTAAACACGCGTCCGAAAAGAACACTCGACATTTTTGTATCCCGGAG
This window of the Anopheles cruzii chromosome X, idAnoCruzAS_RS32_06, whole genome shotgun sequence genome carries:
- the LOC128273512 gene encoding aminopeptidase N-like; its protein translation is MNLEERERRMVFRYASNQPSTAPATAHHHQQPHGQPQPYQHHGGGGTGKSGSYNNTSFAARSEYMFTAGSPIEDGSIAYERKGGCFVSICRGISIAVVIFVFIFFMSFTIFFSTKYAYEHKPNLTLEDFLNHRAYLIDKRSRIPKHVIPKHYRLFIHPVFNETDNPFSYSGIVWVTVTSKKPNNKRIELNVKHLHIRLEDVAVLKSIRLTNMDFDEDLDWDLSEEDLYSLPRLNRRRRSQTELPRAVDTPSNFNTPGALPATDDGSDENSAKEHMDYGDGDGDGFDESDSSNATDWSHGLRRTSTENATVIDKSKFYHHPVFPTDDFVTIKILDLEFDESNEKMIIYLGTEMKKDIYYIVKVNFTGNMTNDKGLYYTHYDDDDAPSHRHFAATVLEPNNARRLYPCMDDHNFRSPFELNIARKSNMNTASSMNLEMSEPMETDDIIVDTYNTTGMVRGSEIGFVVTDMVPERYEITSKVSLLAYTRTRYDEHIKNASVTFSRVIHIFEHYLAVPFPYEVIRYVTIPNIDHSIYEIKEGMVLSSEKRLIKSVNYFPVLDRSIDREVANELAKLFIHNLADYKNKETYWLHESIPLYLESLALRNLTTTSNSTVLDDFLLEGRLRSMREEMNTKTSALNIFTNHWEEDTHFELVKYKGLSVLRMMNYTLGEPVFDQFLRDYFRYRMESETIDVIEMLNGGDGGTTDAVFNSFLHSWSSLEKYPIINIKRNNASGYFDLRQIPLPFEEDMAEQQWTLPVTFINDTNQQLFVEKIRWLTDFDNLLVVKSNCDAISNGSWIIVNPSGIGYYRVNYEPSHWIKLAHVLNRNFHYLPYTTLAIVVDDALNLARLGLLNYSIAFNVVSFLKKNNENYLPWKLALSNLEFVYHATEDLPNFYYVERFLEYLIVEKYVEIERNADTLYYNPSIRELIVQWACTLGVTACVEHQKQLFKQIFDNKTVSPFEQREEQLFRILCITVRYSGLTEWQKVEEKYLETDDINYQRLLVKSLGCTREIRLIKRYVGLLRHPMFSMYTKEILTSISENKVALKYTLDYLYNEWTNVRRYLTLYDISILLRSISNTNEFSMYEQIFFRYSYTFQTMDKEILKRMRDMIIKLLRWREQIAPIIEFQPFQFGSDEIIDELTYM